From Phragmites australis chromosome 5, lpPhrAust1.1, whole genome shotgun sequence, a single genomic window includes:
- the LOC133917293 gene encoding protein DETOXIFICATION 46, chloroplastic-like, translating to MRARGDARPPSPPLRRPPSPRTRRQLLPPPPPPPPAPRVGLAGPPRPRLSCAGAAVARAGGAAGDGEEEEVAAGIWEQVRDIVVFAGPALGLWICGPLVSLIDTMVIDQTSSFQLAALGPGTVFCDYLCYIFMFLSVATSNMVATSLAKKDEELAQHQVSMLLFVALACGIGMFLFTKVFGTQVLTAFTGSGNYEIISSANTYAQIRGFTWPAVLVGLVAQSASLGMKDSWGPLKALAAASIINGVGDIFLCSVCGYGIAGAAWATMVSQFQALPDLLKCQATLSIIKDGSTYVQCLFQHGCSNSRIHGTQDVEKCQENGFKALYGPAVLRWPSTEETLFDQPIDSLLTYDGNSC from the exons ATGCGGGCAC GAGGCGATGCCCGGCCACCTTcgcctcctctccgccgcccACCTTCTCCCCGTACCCGCCGCCAACTCcttccgccgcctccgcctcctcctcctgcaccCCGCGTCGGCCTGGCCGGGCCACCGCGCCCGCGCTTGTCCTGCGCCGGCGCGGCCGTCGCGCGagccggcggcgccgccggggacggtgaggaggaggaggtggcggcggggaTATGGGAGCAGGTGCGGGACATCGTCGTGTTCGCGGGGCCCGCACTGGGGCTCTGGATCTGCGGCCCGCTCGTGAGCCTCATCGACACCATGGTCATCGACCAGACCTCCTCCTTCCAGCTCGCCGCATTAG GGCCTGGGACTGTGTTCTGCGACTACCTATGTTACATATTCATGTTCCTCTCTGTTGCAACCTCCAACATGGTGGCCACCTCGTTAGCTAAGAAG GATGAAGAACTTGCACAACATCAAGTGTCTATGTTGCTGTTTGTTGCTCTTGCTTGTGGCATAGGAATGTTTTTGTTCACTAAGGTTTTTGGTACTCAAGTATTGACTG CTTTTACTGGATCAGGGAATTATGAAATTATCTCTTCGGCCAATACATATGCACAG ATAAGAGGCTTCACATGGCCTGCCGTTCTTGTTGGCTTAGTTGCTCAAAGTGCTAG TCTAGGCATGAAGGATTCTTGGGGTCCTCTGAAGGCGTTGGCAGCTGCTAGTATTATAaatggtgttggtgatatattTCTTTGCTCGGTATGTGGCTATGGAATTGCTGGTGCTGCCTGGGCAACTATGGTTTCACAG TTTCAAGCCTTACCAGATTTGCTTAAGTGTCAAGCAACTCTAAGTATCATTAAAGATGGATCAACCTATGTCCAATGCTTATTTCAACATGGATGTTCGAATTCTCGCATACACGGAACACAAGATGTTGAAAAGTGCCAAGAAAATGGTTTCAAAGCACTATATGGACCTGCAGTTCTGC GATGGCCAAGCACTGAGGAGACACTTTTTGATCAGCCTATTGACAGCCTATTGACGTACGACGGGAATTCATGTTGA
- the LOC133918255 gene encoding uncharacterized protein LOC133918255 isoform X1 gives MEDWDSEDFQPVAPVVKAEPLKSQWADEDVEEDDVKDSWEEEEEEKPKPPPVEKPADKPSSKAPAKKGKQQASTSVEQPDEPPLSPTSEKIRQQRLVEEADFKSTTELFAKKGGDEKSLDTFIPKSEGDFAEYAELIANKLRPYEKSFHYMGLLKNVMRLSLTSLKGADAKDISSSVTAIANEKIKAEKEAAAGKKKQAGGKKKQLHIEKADDDFIPGRGGGGFDDPDEYDFM, from the exons ATGGAGGACTGGG ATTCTGAAGATTTTCAGCCAGTCGCACCTGTTGTGAAAGCCGAGCCGCTTAAAAGTCAGTGGGCtgatgaagatgttgaagaagatgatgtaAAAGATTcatgggaagaagaagaagaggag AAACCTAAGCCACCGCCTGTAGAAAAACCTGCGGATAAACCTAGCAGTAAGGCTCctgcaaaaaaaggaaaacagcAAGCATCAACGAGTGTTGAACAACCAGATGAGCCTCCTCTTAGTCCTACTTCAGAGAAAATTCGCCAACAAAG GCTCGTGGAAGAAGCTGACTTCAAGTCGACCACAGAACTTTTTGCAAAGAAGGGTGGTGATGAGAAGTCACTGGATACTTTTATCCCAAAGTCCGAGGGTGACTTTGCAGAATATGCGGAGCTTATCGCAAATAAACTGCGTCCCTATGAG AAAAGCTTTCACTACATGGGTCTTCTTAAGAATGTCATGAGACTTTCCTTGACATCGTTGAAAGGTGCGGACGCAAAGGACATATCTTCCTCCGTCACAGCAATTGCTAATGAGAAGATCAAGGCTGAGAAAGAAGCTGCAGCAGGCAAAAAGAAACAAG CAGGAGGCAAAAAGAAGCAGCTCCACATAGAGAAAGCGGACGATGACTTCATTCCTGGACGTGGCGGTGGTGGTTTTGATGATCCGGATGAGTACGATTTCATGTGA
- the LOC133918255 gene encoding uncharacterized protein LOC133918255 isoform X2, with protein sequence MEDWDSEDFQPVAPVVKAEPLKSQWADEDVEEDDVKDSWEEEEEEKPKPPPVEKPADKPSSKAPAKKGKQQASTSVEQPDEPPLSPTSEKIRQQRLVEEADFKSTTELFAKKGGDEKSLDTFIPKSEGDFAEYAELIANKLRPYEKSFHYMGLLKNVMRLSLTSLKGADAKDISSSVTAIANEKIKAEKEAAAGKKKQGGKKKQLHIEKADDDFIPGRGGGGFDDPDEYDFM encoded by the exons ATGGAGGACTGGG ATTCTGAAGATTTTCAGCCAGTCGCACCTGTTGTGAAAGCCGAGCCGCTTAAAAGTCAGTGGGCtgatgaagatgttgaagaagatgatgtaAAAGATTcatgggaagaagaagaagaggag AAACCTAAGCCACCGCCTGTAGAAAAACCTGCGGATAAACCTAGCAGTAAGGCTCctgcaaaaaaaggaaaacagcAAGCATCAACGAGTGTTGAACAACCAGATGAGCCTCCTCTTAGTCCTACTTCAGAGAAAATTCGCCAACAAAG GCTCGTGGAAGAAGCTGACTTCAAGTCGACCACAGAACTTTTTGCAAAGAAGGGTGGTGATGAGAAGTCACTGGATACTTTTATCCCAAAGTCCGAGGGTGACTTTGCAGAATATGCGGAGCTTATCGCAAATAAACTGCGTCCCTATGAG AAAAGCTTTCACTACATGGGTCTTCTTAAGAATGTCATGAGACTTTCCTTGACATCGTTGAAAGGTGCGGACGCAAAGGACATATCTTCCTCCGTCACAGCAATTGCTAATGAGAAGATCAAGGCTGAGAAAGAAGCTGCAGCAGGCAAAAAGAAACAAG GAGGCAAAAAGAAGCAGCTCCACATAGAGAAAGCGGACGATGACTTCATTCCTGGACGTGGCGGTGGTGGTTTTGATGATCCGGATGAGTACGATTTCATGTGA
- the LOC133918256 gene encoding protein ACCUMULATION AND REPLICATION OF CHLOROPLASTS 6, chloroplastic-like, with protein sequence MEGVHSLLARPNSAPFAFSLPPACRRPKQPPAPLACRAASRWADRLFADFHLLPNAAPAEPPAAASSSASPFVPLLPDAADRAMPLPVDFYKVLGAEPHFLGDGIRRAFEARIAKPPQYGYSTDALVGRRQMLQIAHDALTNQSSRTEYDRALSEDRDAALTMDVAWIKVPGVLCVLQEAGEAQIVLAIGEQLLQDRPPKRFKQDVVLAMALAYVDLSRDAMVASPPDVIRCCEVLERALKLLQEDGASNLAPELLTQIDETLEEITPRCVLELLALPIDEKHKNKRQEGLQGAINILWSVGRGGIATVGGGFSREAFMNEAFLQMTSAEQMDFFSKTPNSIPPEWFEIYSVALAHIAQAIASKRPQFIIMADDLFEQLQKFNIGSQYPYDNEMDLALERALCSLLVGDISNCRMWLGIDNESSPYRDPKIIEFVVNNSSIDEENDLLPGLCNLLETWLVSEVFPRSRDTRGIQFRLGDYYDDPKVLSYLERMEGGGASHLAAAAAIAKLGAQATAALGTVKSSALQAFSKVFPLIEKLDRSATDNPSDDLEKSLEKLAEQSVVGNAIHDSKNAALKIISTGALFALFAVMGLKYMPRKKSLPSIRNELGSVAVAKVADSVDDPAVDEDPVEIPRMDAKLAEDIVRKWQSIKSKALGSDHSVAALQEVLDGNMLKVWTDRASEIEHHGWFWEYTLSDVSIDSVTVSMDGRWATVEATIEEVGQLTDVTDPKNNDSYDTRYTTRYEMSYSSSGGWRITEGAVLKS encoded by the exons ATGGAGGGCGTCCACAGCCTCCTCGCCCGGCCCAACTCCGCGCCATTCGCCTTCTCCCTCCCGCCCGCGTGCCGGCGCCCCAAGCAGCCGCCTGCCCCCCTCGCCTGCCGTGCCGCGAGCCGCTGGGCCGACCGCCTCTTCGCCGACTTCCATCTCCTCCCCAACGCCGCCCCCGCCGAGCCGCCGgccgcggcctcctcctccgcgtccCCATTCGTCCcgctcctccccgacgccgccGACCGCGCCATGCCCCTCCCAGTCGACTTCTACAAG GTTCTTGGGGCAGAACCACATTTCCTTGGTGATGGCATTAGGAGAGCCTTTGAGGCGCGGATAGCCAAGCCACCACAGTATGGCTACAGCACAGATGCTCTTGTTGGCCGCCGGCAAATGCTGCAGATTGCCCATGATGCTCTCACGAACCAGAGCTCCCGTACCGAGTATGACCGTGCACTTTCTGAGGACCGTGATGCGGCACTCACCATGGATGTTGCTTGGATAA AGGTTCCAGGTGTGCTGTGTGTGCTTCAGGAGGCTGGGGAGGCACAGATAGTGCTTGCAATTGGGGAGCAATTGCTTCAGGACCGGCCTCCCAAGCGGTTCAAGCAGGATGTGGTTCTAGCGATGGCACTGGCTTATGTGGACCTATCTAGGGATGCAATGGTAGCAAGTCCTCCAGATGTAATCCGCTGCTGTGAGGTGCTCGAGAGGGCACTCAAGCTCCTGCAG GAGGATGGTGCAAGCAATCTTGCACCTGAACTGCTTACACAGATTGATGAAACTTTGGAGGAGATTACACCTCGTTGTGTATTGGAGCTTCTTGCTCTTCCTATTGatgaaaaacataaaaataaacGCCAAGAAGGTCTGCAAGGTGCAATAAACATATTGTGGAGTGTTGGTAGAGGTGGTATTGCTACTGTTGGAGGAGGATTTTCTCGTGAGGCCTTCATGAATGAGGCTTTTTTGCAGATGACGTCAGCTGAACAG ATGGATTTCTTCTCTAAAACACCGAATAGCATACCACCTGAATGGTTTGAAATCTACAGCGTGGCACTTGCACATATTGCTCAAGCAATTGCAAGTAAAAGGCCACAATTCATCATAATGGCAGATGACCTTTTCGAACAACTTCAGAAGTTCAATATAGGCTCTCAATATCCTTATGATAACGAGATGGATCTCGCATTGGAAAGGGCGTTGTGCTCATTACTGGTGGGAGATATTAGCAACTGCAGAATGTGGCTTGGAATTGATAACGAGTCCTCGCCATATAGAGATCCCAAAATTATTGAGTTTGTTGTGAATAACTCTAGTATCGACGAAGAGAATGATCTTCTTCCAGGGCTTTGCAACcttttggagacttggcttgTCTCCGAGGTTTTCCCAAGGAGCAGAGATACTCGAGGCATACAATTCAGGCTTGGAGACTATTATGATGACCCAAAAGTTTTAAGCTACCTAGAAAGGATGGAAGGTGGTGGTGCTTCTCATTtggctgcagctgctgctatAGCAAAACTTGGTGCTCAAGCTACAGCTGCACTTGGTACGGTAAAATCAAGTGCTCTTCAGGCATTCAGCAAGGTTTTCCCATTGATCGAAAAACTAGACAGGTCGGCCACGGATAATCCTAGCGATGATCTTGAGAAATCTCTTGAAAAACTTGCCGAGCAAAGTGTTGTTGGAAATGCCATCCATGATTCCAAAAATGCTGCTTTGAAGATTATCTCCACTGGTGCATTGTTTGCACTATTTGCAGTAATGGGCCTGAAGTACATGCCTCGTAAGAAGTCACTTCCTTCTATTAGGAACGAGCTTGGGTCTGTTGCAGTTGCTAAAGTTGCTGACTCCGTTGATG ATCCAGCAGTAGATGAAGATCCAGTAGAAATTCCTAGAATGGATGCAAAGTTGGCTGAAGATATTGTTCGCAAGTGGCAGAGTATCAAATCCAAGGCTTTGGGTTCAGACCATTCTGTTGCGGCATTGCAAGAG GTTCTTGATGGCAACATGTTGAAGGTATGGACTGATCGAGCTTCAGAGATTGAGCACCATGGCTGGTTCTGGGAGTACACACTATCCGATGTGTCAATTGACAGTGTCACAGTCTCCATGGATGGTCGATGGGCAACCGTGGAGGCAACGATTGAGGAGGTGGGGCAACTTACCGATGTGACAGACCCTAAGAACAACGATTCATACGACACGCGATACACCACTCGGTATGAGATGTCCTACTCGAGTTCAGGAGGGTGGAGGATAACCGAAGGAGCAGTCCTCAAGTCGTAG
- the LOC133918257 gene encoding uncharacterized protein LOC133918257, giving the protein MAAPLTVVRARLLPVSCSAAAGPSKNNPKQHQQLTLPPAALLPSPLRAAAAASAVVPLMLALPPDALAAGGDFGILEGRSFALLHPLVMGGLFAYTLWAGYLGWQWRRVRTIQDEINELKRQLKPAAAAPAAVGAGDAASAPPPPAAMSPVDIEIEELTEERKKLLKGSFRDRHFNAGSILLGLGVLESVGGALNTWFRTGKLFPGPHLFAGAAITVLWASAAALVPAMQKGNETAKNLHIALNALNVLLFIWQIPTGLEIVGKVFEFTTWP; this is encoded by the exons ATGGCCGCGCCGCTCACGGTCGTCCGGGCCCGCCTCCTCCCCGTCTCAtgctccgccgccgctggcccCTCCAAGAACAACCCCAAACAGCACCAGCAGCTAACCCTTCCGCCAGCTGCTCTTCTGCCGTCGCCgctgcgcgcggcggcggcggcctcggcgGTGGTGCCACTGATGCTGGCGCTGCCGCCGGACGCGCTGGCAGCGGGGGGTGATTTCGGGATCCTCGAGGGCCGCAGCTTCGCGCTGCTGCACCCGCTCGTCATGGGCGGCCTCTTCGCCTACACGCTCTGGGCGGGATATCTCGGCTGGCAGTGGCGTCGGGTGCGCACCATCCAGGACGAGATCAACGAGCTCAAGAGGCAGCTCAAgcccgccgccgctgcgccggcCGCGGTCGGCGCCGGGGATGCCGCCtctgccccgccgccgcccgccgccatGTCGCCGGTCGACATCGAGATTGAGGAGCTCACGGAG GAGCGCAAGAAGCTGCTCAAGGGGTCGTTCCGGGACCGGCATTTCAACGCGGGGTCGATCCTGCTCGGCCTCGGCGTGCTCGAATCCGTCGGCGGCGCACTCAACACCTGGTTCCGCACCGGCAAGCTCTTCCCGGGACCCCACCTCTTCGCCGGAGCAG CTATCACGGTGCTGTGGGCGAGCGCGGCGGCGCTGGTCCCGGCGATGCAGAAGGGGAACGAGACGGCGAAGAACCTGCACATCGCGCTCAACGCGCTCAACGTCCTGCTCTTCATCTGGCAGATCCCCACCGGGCTCGAGATcgtcggcaaggtcttcgagttCACCACCTGGCCATGA
- the LOC133918259 gene encoding calcium-binding protein KIC-like produces the protein MAGGGEAYEDLLPVMAGRLGTAGLLSELRAGFRLLADPSRGAITAESLRRGAAAALGVAGMTPEEAAAMVREGDHDGDGALSEAEFCVLMVRLSPGIMADAEAWLEEAIADELQLLAPSSPPPA, from the coding sequence ATGGCGGGCGGCGGGGAGGCCTACGAGGACCTGCTGCCGGTGATGGCGGGGCGGTTGGGCACGGCGGGGCTGCTGTCGGAGCTCCGGGCGGGGTTCCGGCTGCTGGCGGACCCTTCGCGGGGCGCCATCACGGCCGAGAGCCTGCGgcggggcgcggcggccgcgctggGCGTGGCCGGGATGACGCCCGAGGAGGCCGCGGCGATGGTGCGGGAGGGCGaccacgacggcgacggcgcgcTCAGCGAGGCCGAGTTCTGCGTCCTCATGGTGCGCCTCAGCCCCGGCATCATGGCAGACGCCGAGGCGTGGCTCGAGGAGGCCATCGCCGACGAGCTGCAGCTGCTGgccccctcctcgccgccgccggcctaG
- the LOC133917350 gene encoding histone-lysine N-methyltransferase ATXR6-like, protein MGAASQLRRRTRALTPPGAEADVRCEACGSGEAAAELMLCDGCDRGLHIFCLRPILPRVPAGDWFCPSCRSASSKPTASSMTKKPMQFPLVQTKIVDFFKIQRSPAAPESSEVKKRKRKPAGALVVSKKKKRKLLPFNPSDDPARRLRQMASLATALTATGAVFSNHLTYQPGMAPRSANRAALEAGGMQVLPKEDVETLNLCKRMMERGEWPPLLVVHDPIEGFTVEADRFIRDLTIITEYVGDVDFLRNREHDDGDSMMTLLSASSPARSLVICPDRRSNIARFVNGINNHTPEGRKKQNLKCVRYDVDGECRVLLVANRDISKGERLYYDYNGSEHEYPTHHFV, encoded by the exons ATGGGCGCCGCCAGTCAGCTTCGCCGCCGGACGCGCGCGCTGACGCCGCCCGGGGCGGAGGCCGACGTCCGCTGCGAGGCGTGCGGgtccggggaggcggcggcggagctcaTGCTGTGCGACGGCTGCGACAGGGGGCTCCACATATTCTGTCTCCGCCCCATCCTTCCCCGTGTCCCCGCCGGCGACTGGTTCTGCCCCTCCTGCCGCTCCGCGTCCTCCAAGCCCACCGCATCCTCCATGACCAAGAAGCCAATGC AGTTCCCGCTGGTCCAGACAAAGATCGTGGATTTCTTCAAGATCCAGCGAAGCCCGGCGGCGCCGGAGTCCTCGGaggtgaagaagaggaagaggaagcccGCGGGGGCGCTGGTGGtgtccaagaagaagaagaggaagctgCTGCCTTTCAACCCCAGCGACGACCCCGCCCGGCGGCTCCGGCAGATGGCGTCGCTCGCCACGGCGCTCACGGCCACCGGCGCCGTCTTCAGCAACCACCTCACCTACCAGCCCGGCATGGCGCCGCGGTCCGCCAACCGCGCCGCCCTCGAAGCCGGCGGAATGCAG GTGCTGCCAAAGGAAGACGTGGAGACGCTGAACCTGTGCAAGAGGATGATGGAGAGAGGGGAGTGGCCTCCCCTCCTCGTGGTCCACGACCCCATCGAGGGGTTCACGGTGGAGGCGGACAGGTTCATCAGGGACCTGACCATCATCACCGAGTACGTCGGCGACGTGGACTTCCTGCGGAACCGGGAGCACGACGACGGCGACAGCATGATGACCCTGCTCTCGGCGTCCTCCCCGGCGAGGAGCCTCGTCATCTGCCCCGACAGGCGCAGCAACATCGCGCGCTTCGTCAACGGCATCAACAACCACACGCC ggaggggaggaagaagcagAACCTCAAGTGCGTGCGGTACGACGTGGACGGCGAGTGCCGGGTGCTGCTGGTGGCGAACAGGGACATCTCCAAGGGGGAGAGGCTCTACTACGATTACAATGGCTCCGAGCACGAGTACCCGACGCACCATTTTGTCTGA
- the LOC133918260 gene encoding serine/arginine-rich splicing factor RS41-like isoform X2, producing the protein MEDERDAEDAIHRLDGTEFGRKGRRIRVEWTKEDRSAGRRGGSRRSPNNARPTKTLFVINFDPMNTRTKDLERHFEKYGRIANVRIKKNFAFVQFEVQEDATRALEGTNGSTLMDRVVSVEYALRDDDERGNGYSPDSRGRERSPGRRRSPSPYGGGRERGSLDHSRGRERGSPDYGRGGDRHSPDYGRGGGPNGGGRGDEGGSPNYDRERREASPRRERREASPRRERREASPGYDMPPSRSPAIGERD; encoded by the exons ATGGAGGATGAACGTGATGCTGAAGATGCTATCCATAGACTTGATGGAACTGAATTTGGCAGGAAAGGAAGGAGAATCAGAGTTGAGTGGACAAAG GAGGATCGCAGTGCTGGTCGAAGAGGCGGCTCGAGGAGATCCCCAAACAATGCAAGACCAACCAAAACCTTGTTTGTGATAAACTTTGATCCAATGAACACAAGAACTAAAGATCTGGAGAGGCACTTTGAAAAATATGGCAGGATCGCCAATGTCAGAATCAAAAAGAACTTTGCCTTTGTCCAGTTTGAGGTTCAGGAGGATGCTACTAGGGCACTGGAGGGTACTAATGGAAG CACTCTGATGGACAGGGTCGTCTCTGTTGAGTATGCACTTCGTGATGATGATGAAAGAGGGAATGGATACAGTCCAGACAGTAGAGGTCGTGAGAGATCCCCAGGTAGAAGGCGGTCTCCCAGTCCTTATGGCGGAGGACGGGAGAGGGGTAGCCTGGACCACAGCCGAGGCAGGGAGAGGGGGAGCCCAGACTACGGCAGGGGAGGTGACAGACATAGCCCTGATTATGGCCGTGGAGGAGGCCCAAATGGTGGTGGCAGAGGTGATGAGGGGGGCAGCCCCAACTATGACCGTGAGCGCCGTGAAGCTAGTCCACGTCGTGAGCGCCGTGAAGCTAGTCCTCGTCGTGAGCGCCGTGAAGCTAGTCCTGGCTATGACATGCCCCCCAG CCGCTCGCCTGCAATAGGAGAGAGAGATTAA
- the LOC133918260 gene encoding serine/arginine-rich splicing factor RS41-like isoform X1, whose product MRPVFCGNLDYDVRISEIERAFGKYGRVERVDLKTGFAFVYMEDERDAEDAIHRLDGTEFGRKGRRIRVEWTKEDRSAGRRGGSRRSPNNARPTKTLFVINFDPMNTRTKDLERHFEKYGRIANVRIKKNFAFVQFEVQEDATRALEGTNGSTLMDRVVSVEYALRDDDERGNGYSPDSRGRERSPGRRRSPSPYGGGRERGSLDHSRGRERGSPDYGRGGDRHSPDYGRGGGPNGGGRGDEGGSPNYDRERREASPRRERREASPRRERREASPGYDMPPSRSPAIGERD is encoded by the exons ATGAGGCCAGTTTTCTGTGGGAACCTTGACTATGATGTTCGCATATCCGAGATCGAGCGTGCTTTCGGCAAATATGGAAGGGTGGAACGAGTGGATCTGAAGACAG GGTTTGCATTTGTCTACATGGAGGATGAACGTGATGCTGAAGATGCTATCCATAGACTTGATGGAACTGAATTTGGCAGGAAAGGAAGGAGAATCAGAGTTGAGTGGACAAAG GAGGATCGCAGTGCTGGTCGAAGAGGCGGCTCGAGGAGATCCCCAAACAATGCAAGACCAACCAAAACCTTGTTTGTGATAAACTTTGATCCAATGAACACAAGAACTAAAGATCTGGAGAGGCACTTTGAAAAATATGGCAGGATCGCCAATGTCAGAATCAAAAAGAACTTTGCCTTTGTCCAGTTTGAGGTTCAGGAGGATGCTACTAGGGCACTGGAGGGTACTAATGGAAG CACTCTGATGGACAGGGTCGTCTCTGTTGAGTATGCACTTCGTGATGATGATGAAAGAGGGAATGGATACAGTCCAGACAGTAGAGGTCGTGAGAGATCCCCAGGTAGAAGGCGGTCTCCCAGTCCTTATGGCGGAGGACGGGAGAGGGGTAGCCTGGACCACAGCCGAGGCAGGGAGAGGGGGAGCCCAGACTACGGCAGGGGAGGTGACAGACATAGCCCTGATTATGGCCGTGGAGGAGGCCCAAATGGTGGTGGCAGAGGTGATGAGGGGGGCAGCCCCAACTATGACCGTGAGCGCCGTGAAGCTAGTCCACGTCGTGAGCGCCGTGAAGCTAGTCCTCGTCGTGAGCGCCGTGAAGCTAGTCCTGGCTATGACATGCCCCCCAG CCGCTCGCCTGCAATAGGAGAGAGAGATTAA
- the LOC133918263 gene encoding cyclin-dependent kinase A-2-like, translating into MDQYEKVEKIGEGTYGVVYKAKDRHTNETIALKKIRLEQEDEGVPSTAIREISLLKEMHHRNIVRLQDVVHNDKCIYLVFEYLDLDLKKHMDSSPDFKNHRIVKSFLYQILRGIAYCHSHRVLHRDLKPQNLLIDRRTNLLKLADFGLARAFGIPVRTFTHEVVTLWYRAPEILLGARHYSTPVDVWSVGCIFAEMVNQKPLFPGDSEIDELFKIFRIMGTPNEETWPGVASLPDYKSSFPKWPAVDLAVVVPTLEPTGLDLLSKMLCLDPSKRINARAALEHEYFKDLEVA; encoded by the exons ATGGACCAG TACGAGAAGGTGGAGAAGATCGGGGAGGGCACGTACGGGGTGGTGTACAAGGCCAAGGACCGCCACACCAACGAGACGATCGCGCTCAAGAAGATCCGCCTCGAGCAGGAGGACGAGGGCGTCCCCTCCACCGCCATCCGCGAGATCTCGCTCCTCAAGGAGATGCACCACCGCAACATCGTCAG GCTGCAGGACGTGGTGCACAACGACAAGTGCATATACCTCGTCTTCGAGTACCTCGACCTCGACCTCAAGAAGCACATGGACTCCTCCCCGGACTTCAAGAACCACCGCATAGTCAAA TCCTTCCTCTACCAGATTCTGCGGGGCATTGCCTACTGCCACTCGCACCGCGTCCTCCACCGCGACTTGAAGCCGCAGAACCTGCTGATAGATCGGCGTACCAACTTGTTGAAGCTTGCCGACTTTGGATTGGCTAGGGCGTTTGGCATTCCTGTTCGGACGTTCACTCACGAG GTGGTAACACTGTGGTATAGAGCACCTGAAATTCTTCTTGGCGCAAGGCATTATTCCACCCCTGTTGAcgtgtggtcagttggttgcaTTTTTGCTGAAATGGTGAACCAGAAGCCACTGTTTCCTGGGGATTCTGAGATTGATGAGCTGTTCAAGATTTTCAG AATTATGGGCACTCCAAATGAAGAAACTTGGCCAGGTGTCGCTTCATTACCTGACTACAAGTCATCTTTCCCCAAGTGGCCCGCCGTG GATCTTGCAGTGGTGGTCCCAACTCTTGAACCTACAGGCCTTGATCTTCTATCT